Sequence from the candidate division WOR-3 bacterium genome:
ACCCGGCAGGCGGGTTTTGAGGTCCTGCGTACCGTTTCTACCCTGTTTCAGGGTCCAGGAGAAACGGTCATTATGGAAGAGCCGCAGGAAGGTTATGTACCCGGAGCCAGTTTTGTTGTGATTGTTGCCCGAAAATTGGCAACTTGAGTTGCGCCGGTTGGGCACAGGGTAACTTACAATATTGTAAAAACTTAATGGATAACCAGAGAAGAGGTTAACGCCAAATGCGCCATGAAGTTTACAGTTTAAGATAGGGGGTTGGTAGAAAGAGTCCCCGGAACGGCCCAGGGGGTTGTATCTTATTGCTAAATAATTGATTTTTTGTTTGTTATACGAGCGTGAATTTTCTTTCAGGCCCGGCTCTAATATTATATGGGTGATGAAATGCGCTTTAGTAGTATCAGAATTCGTGCCCGTTTACTATTTTAGAGTCTTGTCAGCACCATTTTCTCTCTGATTATTTCCGGCTCAGGTCCAGTTCAGCAGCGAATTCAGCCTCTTTGAATTCGAACTCACCCCGGATGCCTTTGTTTTTCAGTTCCTGGTCGTATGCCTTTAAATCTTTGCGCATCACCTTGGCGCTGATGGTTTTGGGAAATTCGCGCATAAATTCGATGGTGCGGGGCCGTTTGTAAGGTGCCATACGCTCGTGGATGAACCGGAAGATTTCGACCGCCATAGCGCGACCCGGCTCAAATCCCGGTTTCAGAACGATGAACGCCTTGGGCACAATGCGCTGGCGCTCGTCAATAGTGGGCACGACCGCGACTTCAAGGACCGCAGGATGCTCCATCAGTTCGCTTTCAACTTCGAATGGACTGATGCGATAGTCAAGGCTCTTAAACACATCGTCGGTTCGGCCAATGAACTGGAAATAACCATCCTGGTCAACGGTTGCCGTGTCACCGGTCAGGTAGTAACCGCCTTTAAACACCTCGGCGTTTTTTGCAGGGTCGCTTAACGCAAAAAGCAGCCCTAACGGTTTGACCGGATATATCTCAACCGCCAGTTGACCGTCTTCGCCCGGTTTTACCGGTTCCAGCAGGTCGTTAACCGGTACGATGTTGTAGCCTGGTGCCACTTTACCAAGCGAACCTTCGCGGATTGGTTCGCCGATGAAGTTCCCAATCATCAGGGTGCTTTCGGTCTGGCCATAGCCTTCGCGTAAATCCAAGCCGAGTTTTTCTTTTACCTGACGCAGGATTTCCGGGTTAAGCGGTTCACCGGCGCTGACCAGCTGGCGGAAAGAGAAGCGAAATGAGGACAGGTCTTCAACCAGAAACAGTTTCCAGACACTCAGGGGCGCGCACAGGGTTGTGACCCGATACTTTTCCATCATTGACAGGACATCTCGGGCGACAAACCGTTTGTAGCGGTAAACGAAGATGGTGGCTTCGGCATTCCAGGGGGCAAAGAAACTGCTCCAGGTGTACTTTGCCCAGCCCGGGGCGCTGATGTTGTAATGGATATCGCCCTTTTTGCACCCAATCCAGTAGGTTGTGGTAAGATGACCTACCGGGTAGTTGTGGGTGTGGACAACAAGTTTGGGTCGGGCGGTGGTGCCGGAGGTGAAAAAGGAGCAGAGTTCGTCGGTGGAATAGGTGATAAAAGGCGGATTAAACTCGGTGCCGAATTTACTAACGGTGGCGAAGTCAATCCAGGAGTCCGGCTGACTGGCGGATGGCGTGCCGACAGAAATTTTAGCGGTGAGCGATGTTACCTTTGCAAACTTGTCCAGATACTCGCGGTGGGCAAAAGCGAACTTAATCCCGGCGCCGGTAACACGGTCAAGGACATCATCGGGCGAGAGGAGTGTGGAAACCGGTATTATTACCCCGCCCGCTTTCATAATTCCGAGAAAAATCTGATGCAGTTCCACCGCATGGTCCATCATCACCAGTACCCGGTCACCCTTTTTCAGTCCGAGGTCAATGAGGAAATTGGCGACCTGATTGCTTCTCTGTCGCATCTCTTCAAAGGAGGCCCGTTTTTCGTTACCGGCTTCGTCGGCATAAATCAGCGCCGTGTTCGGGTTGTCCCGGGCGATGTGGTCAAA
This genomic interval carries:
- a CDS encoding AMP-binding protein, which gives rise to MKNELIEFLKLRDFVLSGPDYTTCRQQFYWPRLVKFNWALDYFDHIARDNPNTALIYADEAGNEKRASFEEMRQRSNQVANFLIDLGLKKGDRVLVMMDHAVELHQIFLGIMKAGGVIIPVSTLLSPDDVLDRVTGAGIKFAFAHREYLDKFAKVTSLTAKISVGTPSASQPDSWIDFATVSKFGTEFNPPFITYSTDELCSFFTSGTTARPKLVVHTHNYPVGHLTTTYWIGCKKGDIHYNISAPGWAKYTWSSFFAPWNAEATIFVYRYKRFVARDVLSMMEKYRVTTLCAPLSVWKLFLVEDLSSFRFSFRQLVSAGEPLNPEILRQVKEKLGLDLREGYGQTESTLMIGNFIGEPIREGSLGKVAPGYNIVPVNDLLEPVKPGEDGQLAVEIYPVKPLGLLFALSDPAKNAEVFKGGYYLTGDTATVDQDGYFQFIGRTDDVFKSLDYRISPFEVESELMEHPAVLEVAVVPTIDERQRIVPKAFIVLKPGFEPGRAMAVEIFRFIHERMAPYKRPRTIEFMREFPKTISAKVMRKDLKAYDQELKNKGIRGEFEFKEAEFAAELDLSRK